aaattgcttTTTTCAAGTGCCTAAATCTTCAGAATACTTGCAGTTATACCAGATACAGATAACCTTCAGTATCCTCCTTTGTCGTGAACATGGTGCATCATAAGATAATACCTTTATGTCAGAGATAACtgtaaaatgaaatgtttttgttgtaCGGACTGAATAAACTTGGGATGATACAGGAAGGTGACCCCAGGTTATCCAGTTTTGGATTGATGAAAAACAGCAGGGATGGGAAGAGCTATAGCACCAATCTAGCTTATACTCCTCCTGAATTTTTGCGCACGGGTACCtacattttccttttcttttcaaatttgaGAATCTGTCTCCCTAGACTCTGTTTTTCAGATTTCTGTAGAATAGTTTGTATGTGGACTTGGAAGTTACTGACTCGCCAAAGTTATCATTTGGCTGGCATGCTAAGAGTAGCCTACCTCTCAAGTCATTAGTTACGCACCTTGAGCCTTGTGGCATGCCATGGTTTATCTGTAACGCATTATTTAAGAGGTTCAAGATTTTGTGTTTtcttcaatatttattttaaaaggtTTGCTGCACGATCGCCATCCAAGGAgatgaatgaaaaaaagaatcTCAGAATCTTCTAATCTCGACATTGGGAAGATGTAAATTTCTGCAGTTCTAAATGACATTTAGTAGGCGACAGCTTTAGACGAATGGAGTCCTGTTCTGTTTCACTCTTCTAAATAATAATTAGTTGTCCCATAATTTCTTATCATCCTAGATATTTCTCTGCAGCATGTTGATTAGTTCTCTAGGATAATTATGAAATCTGAATTTTAGATGATTTTTTAGCCGCAAGTATATATTTCATTATTAGTAACATGGAAAATTGGTTCATACAGATACTAATGGGGTTTAATCTTTGCAAACTGGCTGCCTGTAAAGATTTGCAAGCTAGTGCATGTAACAATCATGTAACCACAATATGTCAATCCAATACCAACTTCTCTAATTCTTTCATACTCCCTTCCGATCCTTTGCTTGAAAGATAACACTGTGTTCTCTTGCTACAAGCCTTATGGTGAAATCCCATCCCAGAAGTTTCTGTAGATGCACATAAGTTGTCTTTGTTTGATATCTATCCCTATGTAATGACACGTTCCTTGCTCTGTTCTTTTAACTTCTTCAGGCAGGGTTATCCCAGAAAGTGTGATATACAGCTACGGAACTGTTCTGCTGGACCTCTTGAGTGGAAAGCATATCCCGCCTAGCCATGTATGGTGAAATCAATAGTGTACATATGTTACGATGCATATCCAAATTTCACTCACTGAATTAAGAATCAGACCCTagtgaatttttttatgaaGCTACTGATGATGAGAATGTCATTTTTGTTTTGCTTTTACACCTTTTTAGATGATTAATAGTTCTCGTGTTGCAGGCCCTGGATTTAATAAGAGGAAAGAATGTTTTATTGCTGATGGACTCTTCACTGGAAGGACAATATGCTAATGAAGATGCTACGGCATTGGTGGAACTTGCGTCCAAGTGTCTTCAGTATGAGGCCAAAGATAGACCCGAAGTCAAGTTTTTACTAACTGCTGTCACGCCCCTTCAGAAGCAGGAGGTAACATCTATGTTTACACTGATTGAACATTGCATCAGTTCTCCATTAATTTTAGTCATGTGATTGATATTCTTTCTCGCTTAATGTTCTAGGCTGCATCTCATGTGCTGATGGGTCTGACAAAGACCACCCCTGTTACACTGCCTACCATGCTCTCGCCTCTTGGAAAAGCTTGCGCGAGAATGGATCTCACTGCTGTACATGACATTCTGCTCAAAACGGGCTATAAAGACGAAGAGGGTGCCGAAAATGAGGTGAGCAGTTCATCTTATTCTGGTGAAATGAATCGACAACTCTGCAACATAGAATTTTCTGAGGCTGAAACTCAGTGTGGCAGTGCATGTGTAATTTTTCCACATGCTTCCTTACGGTCATACTTTTAATTGGTGAAGCTCTCATTCCAAGAATGGACGCAACAAGTTCAAGATATGCTAAACACGAAGAAATTTGGCGATATAGCGTTCAGAGATAAGGATTTCAAGGGTGCAATCGACTACTACTCCAAGGTATGTCTCACCACACCATGGTTTCACAGATCATCTTATTAAATTGTCTTTGTTAAATTCATTCATTTCATTCTACTTGATAATCTGCAGTTGGTGTCAATGATGTCTGTTCCATCTGGAACGGTGTTTGTGAGGCGTGCCCTCTCGTATTTGATGATAGGGCAGCCGGAGTTGGCGCTGCGGGATGCTATGCAAGCTCAGGTTTGCTTGCCCGAGTGGCCAACGGCCTTCTACGTGCAGGCTGTAGCCCTTTCTAAGCTCGGGATGGAGACAGATGCACAAGACATGCTCAACGACGGAGCCTCTTTCGAAGCCAAGAAGCTAAATAGCTGGCGCAACTAGTTTATGTTATGTCACACATATCCACCTGGCCTAGCTCGCCAATCTGATTGGCTCTGAGCAGTTTCTTATGTatcaaaaaaaaatccaaacttGATTTAATATGATGTTCAAGATTTGGGCGATGAAATATTTAAGAGATATTTACAGAGACAAAATGTGTGTAAAATGAGCTATTGAGGCCTAGTTTTTAGTGGGTGCAATTTGTATCTACATGTGAAATATTTTGCATCTTGTTTGGTCTCAACTTTACTACTATTAACTAGAATCACATCTTCCCACTTTATAATATTTGATGTTACATAAATGtatattattgaaaaaaattactaataatGTAAATGAAATTGAGAAAATGCGAAGTGAGTCAGAAATGAGTGTCTACCATACAACTTGGAGACAAAGGGTTAGGCGGAAAGGTGAGTTGTGTTATAGTGGTGGGAAACATAATGGCACATACTATTTGTCTATATACAGAAATTTTATGGATTAAGAAATATGTTCCATTCATAGTTTTACTTCTTGGGATGTTCAAAGTTGGTGTGTGTTTATGATATTTGATgagacatttttctttttgcttTTGAAGCCCAATATATGAGTTTTTCTCATgttaatgataaaaaaatttgaaaactaAATCCCAAACACAAATAATGTACAACCAACTACCAAGAAATTAATGAGTTAATGGGTAGCTGATTTTACTATTAGGATAAAAGGTTTTATCTATAATTCaataaaaatgatactataTCCCGCTTTAACAGTCCCAGTTACTTTTAATcattcgttttgtaaaaatgataataaagcggtctacattattctctcttacttaaccatttatccactttaactatttattattttttttataaaatgagtgctCAAAACTACCTGAGACTgttaaagcgggacggagggagtattaatgtTTATCTATGTATCAAATTGGTATTTCAAAGCTCAAATAGTATAAGAATTGATTTATCATAGCACTTTCGTTTGATTAAAATCTTTTCCACCTAACTAATTATAGTAACGTTTAAGCTAATAAAGTATGATTAAAGAGTAAAGACATAAATTGGCTGAAATGGAACGTCAATTTAATTGATAAACCCAATTTTCCATCAATTAATAAATTGAAGATCCAAATCACCACTAGTGTAGAAAAATGAGAAACTACTATTTATCATAGTATTCtatttaataatactatctccgtcaaaaaaaataaaatagattgaTTTTACTATTAGAGTTGTCCAAATTTAAACCAATTTTATATAtgaaaaattttaaatactaaccctacacatcattctaatttctaaatgtgaatccacaatccactaatattACTTCTATCATATTTTCCTTTCATtgcttttactttaccaattacgcaTTGAAACTTATAtcatttatgattttatttattttttatggatcgagataataaaaaaaatataatccaaATATCTAAGTTGAAGGGTATGGCAACATATCCTGGAAAGGTGTCATGTCTCTATTTTTTACTCTCATAATTTAGATCTTtctcctaagagcatccacagtgggacggatgtcccggcggacgtcccggcggacatcctgatggacttcccaaaaacacccactgtcacgtcataaggacatcccactgtactgccacatcataaggacatcccactgcacaatgacggacatctcCAAGgtcatcccgacggacatcccacaataataaaaattcacaaattcaccaaattaaacaatttacagaagtaaataaaaaaataaaaaagtacatttcattaaataacaaaaataaaaaaaatacatttcaacaaaaaaagtctaaacaaattacattataaatatcaacaaCGACCCCTCCGCGTTCATatctcttcaataatatcgttctggagtcgattatgggcttgtcgttggcgcatgtcggcaaatgcatggactcgatcggcctcttcatggggtatccccatacgtacattggacgtggccacgccgtggcttagaccggcagcatcaacatcatcattagtccaatcagtcagtgctggaccttcatcttcgacaatcatattgtgcatgataatacatgcgtacatgatatcagcgatgttgtcaatataccacagccgtgatgggcccttcactgccgcccatcgagcctggagcacaccaaatgcccgctccatatccttgcgcgctgcctcatgacgacccgcaaaatagaccttcttttcttccgtggggcatctgatcgtcttcacaaagacgggccacatagggtatatcttatctgccaaataatagcccatgttgtgctggttgccgttggcgacgaaactgatggctgGACCAACACCCATACACTGGTCATTGAAAAGGGGCGATGACTGGaggacattgatgtcgttgttcgacccggctactccaaaatacgcatgtcaaatccacagccggtagtcaggtaccgcttcaaggatcatcgtgggattcttgcccttgaaccggtagtgtacacccctttccaggcgGCAGGGCAgttttccactcccaatgcatacaatctatgctgcccaacattcccggaaacccgtgctgactcccgtgcatatccatcagagcctggaaatcttcgggggtaggcttccgaagatacctatcccagaatatctccctaacaccctcacaaaaatacttcagacaatcgcgggcagtcgtctcgccgatgtgaaagtactcatcgaacatgtcggccgcacctccgtatgccagctgcctgattgcggtagtgcacttctgtatgggtGTGTAGCCGGGTTTACCAACCGCATCCTCCCTCATCCTGAAATAttcgtatcgacgctctaaagcgctcACGGTACGCAGaaatagcggacgatgcatcctaaaacgtcgccggaacatgttctctccaaaccgcggctccggagcgaagtagtcctcatacaaccgatagtatgcagcgatgtggtcccggggtactatagtttgacgatggatgggtcgaggtaccacCGGCTACTGCTGCTGCAAGGCCGCTTGTATCGCGCGATTTATCTCCCTGGACGTAACGGCCCGCAACTGTTCTCTACTTCGCCGACGTATGTCATCAGAAATTCCACGactaccacccgcaccactaTCACTatcactaccactaccactaaccattctggatatataaaagaaacgtagagtgagaaactcgttaaaacaagtggtgcgaatgaaatgaagttgaacgagccgtatatatagagttttttttttaaatgaaaaatcgggacgtccatCGGAaacccgcaatggcggacgtcccgacggacgtcgttggaatgccgcggaactctgatgtccgcagcggacgtccgtatccgtccCTCCCACCCCTTATGGCGGACGTTGCTGGGACGGCCGTAGTTGTGGAGGCTCTGAGTCTTACGCCGACATAATTTTGAGAATTGCATATCTCTCGTCTCATCTCATAATTAAATTGGTAATTGATTTTTATGCGAACTCTTTTTACAGCATCACTGTATCAACTCAATCTTGAAGGCTGAGTGATCTTATATTCTGAAAGTCCAATTTCTAATCATTAAATATCTGTCACACAGCCACCACGGCCGCCACAAAAGAAGATATGCACTCACAGCTCACAGCATAAAATAGACGGCCGCCATTTTTCGTTTtcaattttccattttaataGCAGCTTCTTAAATTTGACTCCACATTGTGTCACAACTACTTATAGTAGACCACGTTCATCCATTCTTACCCTCTTTCGAAATATGAAAATTCGAGAAATATACAGAAAATATAATATGGAAAAAATCTAAAAAGAGAGTTGGAACGACCAGTATGATCGAAAAgctaaattacaaaaaattacaAGAAAATTCAGATTTCTTTTGAGCTCTTcgaattaaaattattaatgagATACCAAAAAAATCTTAATTGCGAAATAAGTTTCAaaattactataattaattccttcattttttgcagaacatatatatatgaaaaagtTGAGCCAATCGTCTTATCAATCGTTGAAATTAAAGCTAGAAATTTATTCACCAAGCAATCGTCTTTTCAATTGTTGAAATTAAAACTAGAAATTCATTCGCCAAACAATCAACGTCAACTCTACTTTAGATATTACGAAATCTTCTAAAATCCCGCaccatttatatatttataaaccCAGCGTGATTATCAACTAATTAGCGTTTTTCATTTGATGATTAATGATTATGTCATCCgtgattaaattaaattccaAATCCTCTTAAATCGCCCCAAATATTAGGTGAgtgttattatattttaaatttgctaactactattattaaatataactgtaattagtaaagtaaatcAAGTGGTGGAATTTGGTATAATTAATAGATGAATGGTGGATGCCAGAGTGATAAGCTCTAGTGCGCAATCCACCTACACACattttatctatatctatatattaGTATATGTAAAAATGATGAACTGTATGTCACATGATTAAAAATAACACAGATAGTTGCATCTGCTTATCTTTTTGTGATTTAG
This DNA window, taken from Salvia splendens isolate huo1 chromosome 18, SspV2, whole genome shotgun sequence, encodes the following:
- the LOC121777586 gene encoding serine/threonine-protein kinase BSK2-like isoform X2, translated to MGCLQSKTANVQSPDQEPSQPDSKPDLDPDQVPAFKEFGLAELRAATNGFSSELIVSESGEKAPNVVYRGKIRSNHLVAIKRFSKQSWPDARQFTAEAAGVGKVRHKRLVNLIGCCAEGDERLLVAEFMPNDTLSKHLFHWDKQPLQWEMRVRVAYHIAQALDHLTAENRKIYHDLNAYRILFDEEGDPRLSSFGLMKNSRDGKSYSTNLAYTPPEFLRTGRVIPESVIYSYGTVLLDLLSGKHIPPSHALDLIRGKNVLLLMDSSLEGQYANEDATALVELASKCLQYEAKDRPEVKFLLTAVTPLQKQEAASHVLMGLTKTTPVTLPTMLSPLGKACARMDLTAVHDILLKTGYKDEEGAENELSFQEWTQQVQDMLNTKKFGDIAFRDKDFKGAIDYYSKLVSMMSVPSGTVFVRRALSYLMIGQPELALRDAMQAQVCLPEWPTAFYVQAVALSKLGMETDAQDMLNDGASFEAKKLNSWRN
- the LOC121777586 gene encoding serine/threonine-protein kinase BSK2-like isoform X1, with translation MGCLQSKTANVQSPDQEPSQPDSKPDLANGDQVDPDQVPAFKEFGLAELRAATNGFSSELIVSESGEKAPNVVYRGKIRSNHLVAIKRFSKQSWPDARQFTAEAAGVGKVRHKRLVNLIGCCAEGDERLLVAEFMPNDTLSKHLFHWDKQPLQWEMRVRVAYHIAQALDHLTAENRKIYHDLNAYRILFDEEGDPRLSSFGLMKNSRDGKSYSTNLAYTPPEFLRTGRVIPESVIYSYGTVLLDLLSGKHIPPSHALDLIRGKNVLLLMDSSLEGQYANEDATALVELASKCLQYEAKDRPEVKFLLTAVTPLQKQEAASHVLMGLTKTTPVTLPTMLSPLGKACARMDLTAVHDILLKTGYKDEEGAENELSFQEWTQQVQDMLNTKKFGDIAFRDKDFKGAIDYYSKLVSMMSVPSGTVFVRRALSYLMIGQPELALRDAMQAQVCLPEWPTAFYVQAVALSKLGMETDAQDMLNDGASFEAKKLNSWRN